GCCCGTGGAGTACCGGTACGGCGACCTGAGGATAGTGCCGCACGAGGCCCATCACCCTCAGGGCTCCTGCGGGTGGCGCTTCTATTTCAAAGGCGGCCGATCGCTCGTTTTGATGACCGACAACGAGCCGCGCGGCGCGGCAGAGGAGCTCTCGCTCGTGGAGTTCATGCGCGGCTCCGATGCGCTGATCCACGACTCCCAATATGCCCCCGAGACGTATGCCAGGAGGCTGGGCTGGGGCCACAGCCCCTACACCTATCCGATCGGGCTCGCCAGGGCGGCGGGCGTGAAGGCGCTCTACCTCACCCACTTCGATCCCGAGTGCGACGATGCGGCTCTGAGAAAGATGTTCGCAAAGGCCAGGGCGCACGCGCGCTCCATCGGGTGCAGGTCGCGAATCGCGATGGCCCGCGAGGGGCTCTCGTTTTCCCTCTGAAGACGATGGACGATCCTGTCACAAGATATTTTTCCCTCCTCACAAAGTGGAACAGGAGCATCAGGCTCGTATCCTCCGCTGCGAGTGAGGACGAGTTTCGCAAGAAGCACCTCCGCGACGCGGTCGAGCTCGCGCCGCATCTGGCGAACGCGCGCTCGCTCATCGACATTGGCACCGGAGCGGGGCTGCCGGGGATCCTCATCAAGATGATGATGCCGGATATCGAAGTGATCCTGCTCGACTCCGTGAGGAAGAAGATCAGCTTCTGCAACGAGGCGATACGCACGCTGGGTCTCTCCGGGATAAGGGCGATATGCGGCAGGGCCGAGGACGAATTGGTCAGGGGGCAACTGGGGACCTTTGATGCCGTGGTCTCGAGGGCGACCTGGAAATTGAAGGATTATATAATTAATTCAATAAGTTATCTTCGAGAGGGCCCCTCTTCCCGGATATTTGCCCTCAAGGGGGCAGGGTGTGACAAGGAGCTGGCCGAAGCCCAAAATATTATAGAAAATCAAGAACTTACGCTTGATATCGACCACCGTTACTCCATAGGCCCCCTCCCCCGCCGGATCCTCAGCTTCCGCCGAAAACCCTAGCAGACGGACGGGTACGGGATGCCCCTCTCGCTACGGCTCGCTCGCTCACACGCCACTCGCTCGCCTGCGCACTCGGCACCGCAGCATTATAGGCTTAGAAAGCGGCGCCTCATGACGCCGCTCGAGTGGTATCCCGTACCCGTCCGTTAACCTAAATTCCAATAATCAAACAAAAACATCGCGTTTGATTATTCGGTAATTGGAATTTGGTGCTTATTTGGAATTTGGGATTTGGTGCTTGGAATTTGTCGAATGGGGGTGATCCGACGACAGGACCCGGAGGCAAATGAGCGAGCCGTAGCAAAAGGGGCGTCTCGTCTCAATCCACGAACCGGGACCCGGAGAAATGTTTCACGTGAAACAACTGCTAAATTGCTTGCGCTCTTGAATGGGTCGCACTATGGGGGATTTATTCATCAAGCATTTCCGACAAGACCGGAGCGGCCATGGCTGAGATAATAGCTATATGCAATCAGAAAGGCGGCGTCGGGAAGACCACCACGTCGATAAACCTCGCCGCTTCGCTCGCCGCCGCTGAGAAGCGGACCCTCCTCCTGGATCTAGACGCACAGGGCA
The genomic region above belongs to Pseudomonadota bacterium and contains:
- a CDS encoding MBL fold metallo-hydrolase, with amino-acid sequence MRGSIPSPGRGTAFFGGNTTCVEIEAGSTRVICDAGTGIRDLGLDLSRRAKGRPIEALILLSHVHWDHYIGLPFFAPLYNDRNRFTVAGPRIMGKEFPAAIKEAIRPPYFPISTAEFSAKIDFANIGPVEYRYGDLRIVPHEAHHPQGSCGWRFYFKGGRSLVLMTDNEPRGAAEELSLVEFMRGSDALIHDSQYAPETYARRLGWGHSPYTYPIGLARAAGVKALYLTHFDPECDDAALRKMFAKARAHARSIGCRSRIAMAREGLSFSL
- the rsmG gene encoding 16S rRNA (guanine(527)-N(7))-methyltransferase RsmG; amino-acid sequence: MDDPVTRYFSLLTKWNRSIRLVSSAASEDEFRKKHLRDAVELAPHLANARSLIDIGTGAGLPGILIKMMMPDIEVILLDSVRKKISFCNEAIRTLGLSGIRAICGRAEDELVRGQLGTFDAVVSRATWKLKDYIINSISYLREGPSSRIFALKGAGCDKELAEAQNIIENQELTLDIDHRYSIGPLPRRILSFRRKP